A DNA window from Deltaproteobacteria bacterium contains the following coding sequences:
- a CDS encoding ferritin-like domain-containing protein: MADAALRTAPEEEQGESLPTTFDLHYTWRYEPARLELKNLYEKAKRDQWNATDQLPWSTDVDPERENVPDLQIPVYGTHIWEKLTAADIRKLRREALAWTLSQFMHGEQGALLATAQIVDATPWIESKFYGATQVMDEARHVEVYSRYLREKLTAAYPVNRHLKVLLDQILTDSRWDMKYLGMQIMVEGLAMAAFGYMHKMCQEPLLTELTHYVMRDESRHVAFGVLSLSDFYHDLPARELREREEFLYEGCRLMRDRLLMEDVWEVMGWPVDEVREIVLASPQMKLFRQMLFSKVVPNVKRLGLLSPYVRERFAELDILQFENEEPSA, encoded by the coding sequence ATGGCTGACGCTGCGCTTCGCACCGCCCCCGAGGAGGAGCAGGGGGAAAGCCTGCCCACCACCTTCGACCTCCACTACACCTGGCGCTACGAGCCGGCCCGCCTCGAGCTGAAGAACCTCTACGAGAAGGCCAAACGGGACCAGTGGAACGCCACCGACCAGCTCCCGTGGTCGACCGACGTCGACCCGGAGCGGGAGAACGTCCCCGACCTGCAGATCCCCGTCTACGGCACCCACATCTGGGAGAAGCTGACCGCGGCAGACATCCGGAAGCTCCGCCGCGAGGCGCTCGCCTGGACGCTGTCGCAGTTCATGCACGGCGAGCAGGGCGCGTTGCTCGCGACCGCGCAGATCGTCGACGCCACGCCGTGGATCGAGTCCAAGTTCTACGGCGCCACCCAGGTGATGGACGAGGCGCGGCACGTCGAGGTCTACTCGCGCTACCTGCGCGAGAAGCTCACCGCGGCCTACCCCGTCAACCGCCACCTGAAGGTGCTGCTCGACCAGATCCTCACCGACTCCCGCTGGGACATGAAGTACCTCGGGATGCAGATCATGGTGGAGGGGCTCGCGATGGCGGCCTTCGGCTACATGCACAAGATGTGTCAGGAGCCGCTGCTCACCGAGCTCACCCACTACGTCATGCGCGACGAGTCGCGGCACGTCGCCTTCGGCGTCCTGTCGCTGAGCGACTTCTATCACGACCTGCCGGCGCGCGAGCTGCGCGAGCGCGAGGAGTTCCTCTACGAGGGCTGCCGGCTCATGCGCGACCGGCTGCTCATGGAGGACGTGTGGGAGGTGATGGGCTGGCCGGTGGACGAGGTGCGCGAGATCGTGCTCGCGTCGCCGCAGATGAAGCTCTTCCGGCAGATGCTCTTCTCGAAGGTCGTGCCCAACGTGAAGCGGCTCGGACTCCTCTCGCCATACGTCCGGGAGCGCTTCGCCGAGCTCGACATCCTGCAGTTCGAGAACGAGGAGCCGTCGGCCTGA
- the lspA gene encoding signal peptidase II: MRLAALVALAVVLADQATKALVERTLVLHETIPVTPFFALSYVRNTGAAFGVLAAAPVGVRLPLFLAVTVVATAAVLSYLRRTPADQRWRVAALGAILGGALGNLLDRVRYGEVVDFLDLHWGGLHWPAFNVADAAITVGVAIVLLASVERRGATAPARQ, encoded by the coding sequence GTGCGTCTCGCTGCACTGGTGGCGCTCGCCGTCGTGCTCGCGGACCAGGCGACGAAGGCCCTGGTCGAGCGCACGCTCGTGCTGCACGAGACGATCCCGGTGACCCCCTTCTTCGCCCTCAGCTACGTGCGCAACACGGGGGCGGCCTTCGGCGTGCTGGCGGCGGCCCCGGTCGGCGTGCGGCTGCCGCTCTTCCTCGCCGTGACCGTGGTTGCGACCGCGGCCGTGCTCTCCTACCTGCGGCGCACGCCCGCCGACCAGCGCTGGCGCGTGGCGGCGCTCGGCGCCATCCTGGGCGGCGCGCTCGGCAACCTCCTCGACCGGGTGCGCTACGGGGAGGTCGTCGACTTCCTCGACCTTCACTGGGGCGGGCTGCACTGGCCCGCCTTCAACGTGGCGGACGCGGCCATCACCGTCGGCGTCGCCATCGTGCTGCTCGCGTCGGTGGAGCGGCGCGGGGCGACGGCACCGGCACGCCAGTAA
- a CDS encoding DNA mismatch repair protein MutS encodes MEGVARLGDDRGNRIEGPRPAGASRRPVSEEAEALALLSDLVTGAARFDIADTREYIEGAIVGLDPRLVRRLRRGDFAWQAHLDLHGMTAEAARAAVDRFLTEAVRAGLRCVLIVHGRGLNSKDQMPVLKERLKVWLARGRPARVVLAFTTARPCDGGAGALYVLLRRDRTRRPIEVTEGAKR; translated from the coding sequence ATGGAGGGCGTCGCACGTCTCGGCGACGATCGCGGCAACCGGATCGAGGGGCCGCGCCCCGCGGGCGCATCGCGCCGGCCGGTCAGCGAAGAGGCGGAGGCGCTGGCGCTGCTCTCCGACCTCGTCACGGGCGCGGCGCGCTTCGACATCGCCGACACCCGCGAGTACATCGAGGGCGCCATCGTCGGACTCGATCCACGCCTGGTGAGGCGCCTCAGGCGGGGCGACTTCGCGTGGCAAGCCCACCTGGACCTGCACGGCATGACCGCCGAGGCCGCGCGCGCGGCGGTGGACCGCTTCCTCACCGAGGCCGTCCGGGCCGGGCTCCGCTGCGTCCTGATCGTCCACGGCCGCGGTCTCAACTCGAAGGACCAGATGCCGGTGCTGAAGGAGCGGCTGAAGGTGTGGCTCGCACGGGGGCGCCCGGCGCGCGTCGTGCTCGCCTTCACGACGGCCCGGCCGTGCGACGGTGGGGCCGGCGCCCTCTACGTGCTGCTCCGGCGCGACCGCACCCGCCGGCCGATCGAGGTCACCGAGGGAGCGAAGCGCTGA
- a CDS encoding TetR/AcrR family transcriptional regulator has translation MTVVNCHSFMNKASLRVAPANRVERRRERTRRDLLAAAVRVLARKGLHDTKVADIAAAADIGVGTFYLHFPTKDALFDAVVEETVARLKATIDAARAAAPDAVARMRAANAAFCRFAQENREVFKIVFGHAAAYNDVIRRAQALFAADIEETIREGVASGAFAPVPPPLAAQAVVGMATQVLSWWTEQESLSIDTLQETMIGLALRGLGVHAPDAGAPRGGPSHG, from the coding sequence ATGACAGTAGTGAACTGTCATTCATTTATGAACAAGGCCTCACTCCGGGTGGCGCCGGCGAACCGTGTCGAGCGGCGGCGCGAGCGGACGCGGCGCGATCTCCTGGCGGCGGCCGTCCGCGTGCTGGCCAGGAAGGGGCTCCACGACACCAAGGTGGCCGACATCGCGGCCGCGGCCGACATCGGCGTCGGCACCTTCTACCTGCACTTCCCGACCAAGGACGCGCTGTTCGACGCCGTCGTCGAGGAGACGGTCGCGCGCTTGAAGGCCACCATCGATGCCGCCCGCGCCGCCGCGCCCGACGCGGTCGCGCGCATGCGGGCCGCCAACGCCGCTTTCTGCCGCTTCGCCCAGGAGAACCGCGAGGTCTTCAAGATCGTCTTCGGTCACGCGGCCGCCTACAACGACGTCATCCGGCGGGCGCAGGCGCTGTTTGCCGCCGACATCGAGGAGACGATCCGCGAAGGGGTCGCGAGCGGCGCCTTCGCTCCGGTGCCGCCGCCGCTCGCGGCCCAGGCCGTGGTCGGCATGGCCACCCAGGTGCTGTCGTGGTGGACCGAGCAGGAGTCGCTGTCGATCGACACCTTGCAGGAAACGATGATCGGACTCGCGCTTCGCGGGCTCGGCGTGCACGCGCCGGACGCCGGGGCGCCCAGAGGAGGACCTTCCCATGGCTGA
- a CDS encoding Mrp/NBP35 family ATP-binding protein, which yields MPGPQEILEALRSVKYPGYTRDIVSFGMVKDIQVSSAGTAVHLAPSTAQEEVVRQIEAAVRAAVAAMPGITGPVTVIREQAPQPQARRGPQPIPGVGSVLAVASGKGGVGKSTVATNLALALASLGQRTGLLDADVYGPSVPWMLGIEDKARPVEGGRLVPAEKHGLRVMSMGMFLGDQTPVIWRGPMVTKLITEFLRNVVWGELDVLVLDLPPGTGDVQLTLTQQVKITGGVIVTTPQEVALADVRRGIAMFQQMKAPVLGLIENMTYHICPGCGARADIFAHGGGARMAEETGVPLLGEIPLVRALREAADRGLPLVAADPAHPASRAFREVAERVLVRLAATHESAAERRGLDVLT from the coding sequence ATGCCCGGCCCGCAGGAGATCCTGGAAGCGCTGCGAAGCGTCAAGTATCCGGGGTACACCCGCGACATCGTGTCCTTCGGGATGGTGAAGGACATCCAGGTCTCGTCGGCGGGGACGGCGGTCCACCTGGCGCCCAGCACGGCGCAGGAGGAGGTCGTCAGGCAGATCGAGGCGGCCGTGCGGGCAGCCGTCGCTGCCATGCCGGGCATCACCGGTCCGGTGACGGTGATCCGCGAGCAGGCGCCGCAGCCCCAGGCGCGGCGGGGACCGCAGCCGATTCCCGGCGTCGGGAGCGTGCTCGCCGTCGCCAGCGGCAAGGGCGGCGTCGGCAAGTCGACCGTCGCCACCAACCTCGCCCTGGCGCTCGCGAGCCTCGGCCAGCGCACCGGCCTCCTCGACGCCGACGTCTACGGCCCGAGCGTCCCCTGGATGCTCGGCATCGAGGACAAGGCGCGGCCGGTTGAAGGCGGACGCCTGGTCCCGGCCGAGAAGCACGGGCTCCGCGTCATGTCGATGGGGATGTTCCTGGGCGACCAGACCCCGGTCATCTGGCGTGGCCCCATGGTGACCAAGCTCATCACCGAGTTCCTCCGCAACGTCGTCTGGGGCGAACTGGACGTCCTCGTGCTCGACCTGCCGCCCGGCACCGGCGACGTGCAGCTCACCCTCACCCAGCAGGTGAAGATCACCGGCGGCGTCATCGTCACGACGCCCCAGGAGGTCGCGCTCGCCGACGTCCGCCGCGGCATCGCGATGTTCCAGCAGATGAAGGCGCCGGTGCTCGGCCTGATCGAGAACATGACCTACCACATCTGCCCCGGCTGCGGCGCGCGTGCCGACATCTTCGCCCACGGCGGCGGCGCCCGCATGGCCGAGGAGACCGGGGTCCCGCTCCTCGGCGAGATCCCGCTGGTGCGCGCGCTACGGGAGGCCGCCGACCGCGGCCTGCCGCTGGTCGCCGCAGACCCGGCCCACCCCGCAAGCCGCGCGTTTCGCGAGGTCGCCGAGCGCGTCCTCGTACGGCTCGCCGCAACACACGAGAGCGCGGCGGAGCGCCGCGGCCTCGACGTCCTGACTTAG
- the ileS gene encoding isoleucine--tRNA ligase produces the protein MDYRETLNLPRTEFPMRANLAQREPEILRRWADMRLYEKLLEANAGRQRFVLHDGPPYANGNIHIGHTLNKVLKDVIVKHRAMGGRFAPYVPGWDCHGLPIELEVEREVGRKERLSKLEIRERCRAYAERYVAVQRVEFERLGILGDWEHPYLTMDPSYEAEEVRVLGRCIAGGLLYRGKKPVYWCPSCATALAEAEVEYADLSSPSVYVAYPFVPPLPAALGGLRAPAAAIWTTTPWTLPASLAVAVHPDHEYVAIECAGRTLVVAAARADAVAGALGAAETPPPLARCRGRDLEGSRCRHPWLPREVPVVLADYVTLESGTGLVHTAPGHGQEDYETGLRYGLEVLAPVDAHGRFTAEVPEWAGLRVFDADARIVERLREVGALLASEVFVHSYPHCWRCKNPIVFRATEQWFIGMERGDLRRRALAEIDRVRWIPPWGRERITNMIATRPDWCVSRQRDWGVPVVALYCERCAAPLVSEALCTHVAAIFEREGADAWFRRPVADLVPPGTRCAACGGEAFRREDDILDVWFDSGVSWRSVVERHPQLGHADVYLEGSDQHRGWFHSALLTGVAVEGRAPYDTVLTHGFVLDGAGRKMSKSLRNVIAPEEVIRRHGAELLRLWVAAEDYREDVRISEEILGQLVEAYRRIRNTGRFLLANLYDFDPARDAVAYERLPALERWALHQTRALAERCRAAYDAYEFHVIYHALNNFCSVDLSAFYLDVRKDRLYCERAQGPERRATQTTLHAILDVLVRLMAPILSFTAEDVWAHAPGREQPASVFLAGLPAPPAAWHAPALAARFERLLAVRGAVTKAIEEARKAGLVKQSLEACVVLGMADGGVDGLATLLAEHAAELSEIFLVGGVVLGDGAGAPESPVVPGLRVRVERAAGRKCARCWNMRALGDDPRHPDICARCAAVIS, from the coding sequence ATGGACTACCGGGAGACGCTCAACCTGCCGCGCACCGAATTCCCGATGCGCGCCAACCTCGCCCAGCGCGAGCCGGAGATCCTCCGGCGCTGGGCCGACATGCGGCTCTACGAGAAGCTCCTCGAGGCGAATGCCGGCCGTCAACGCTTCGTGCTGCACGACGGACCGCCGTACGCCAACGGCAACATCCACATCGGCCACACGCTCAACAAGGTGCTGAAGGACGTCATCGTGAAGCACCGCGCGATGGGCGGCCGCTTCGCGCCCTACGTGCCCGGGTGGGACTGCCACGGGCTGCCGATCGAGCTCGAGGTGGAACGTGAAGTCGGCCGCAAGGAACGGCTCTCCAAGCTCGAGATCCGCGAGCGCTGCCGCGCCTACGCGGAGCGCTACGTCGCCGTCCAGCGCGTCGAGTTCGAGCGACTCGGCATCCTCGGTGACTGGGAGCATCCCTACCTCACCATGGATCCGTCGTACGAAGCGGAGGAGGTGCGCGTTCTCGGGCGTTGCATCGCCGGCGGGCTCCTCTACCGGGGGAAGAAGCCCGTCTACTGGTGCCCATCCTGCGCGACCGCGCTCGCCGAGGCCGAGGTCGAGTACGCCGACCTGAGCTCGCCGTCGGTCTACGTCGCCTATCCCTTCGTCCCGCCGCTGCCGGCGGCGCTCGGCGGACTGCGCGCGCCGGCTGCCGCGATCTGGACGACGACCCCGTGGACGCTGCCCGCGAGCCTCGCCGTCGCCGTCCATCCCGATCACGAGTACGTGGCGATCGAGTGCGCCGGGCGGACGCTCGTGGTCGCCGCGGCGCGCGCTGACGCAGTGGCAGGCGCACTCGGCGCGGCCGAGACGCCGCCGCCGCTCGCACGCTGCCGCGGCCGCGACCTCGAGGGGAGCCGCTGCCGGCACCCCTGGCTGCCGCGCGAGGTCCCGGTCGTCCTCGCCGACTACGTCACGCTCGAGAGCGGCACCGGGCTCGTCCACACCGCCCCGGGGCACGGGCAGGAGGACTACGAGACCGGCCTCCGCTACGGCCTCGAGGTGCTGGCGCCGGTCGACGCCCATGGGCGGTTCACCGCCGAGGTGCCGGAGTGGGCGGGCCTCCGCGTGTTCGACGCCGACGCGCGCATCGTCGAGCGGCTCCGCGAGGTGGGCGCGCTCCTCGCCTCCGAGGTCTTCGTGCACAGCTACCCCCACTGCTGGCGGTGCAAGAACCCGATCGTCTTCCGCGCCACGGAGCAGTGGTTCATCGGCATGGAGCGCGGCGACCTGCGCCGCCGGGCGCTCGCGGAGATCGACCGCGTGCGCTGGATCCCACCGTGGGGGCGGGAGCGGATCACCAACATGATCGCCACGCGGCCGGACTGGTGCGTGTCGCGCCAGCGCGACTGGGGCGTGCCGGTGGTCGCTCTCTACTGCGAGCGGTGCGCCGCGCCGCTGGTGAGCGAAGCGCTCTGCACGCACGTCGCGGCGATCTTCGAGCGTGAAGGGGCGGACGCGTGGTTCCGGCGCCCGGTCGCGGACCTGGTCCCGCCGGGGACGCGCTGCGCCGCCTGCGGCGGCGAGGCGTTTCGTCGCGAGGACGACATCCTCGACGTCTGGTTCGACTCGGGCGTCAGCTGGCGGTCGGTCGTCGAGCGCCATCCGCAGCTCGGCCACGCCGACGTGTACCTCGAGGGCAGCGACCAGCATCGGGGATGGTTCCACAGCGCGCTGCTGACCGGCGTCGCGGTGGAGGGCAGGGCGCCGTACGACACCGTGCTCACGCACGGCTTCGTGCTCGACGGCGCCGGGCGCAAGATGTCGAAGTCGCTCCGCAACGTGATCGCGCCCGAGGAGGTCATCAGGCGCCACGGCGCCGAGCTGCTGCGGCTCTGGGTGGCGGCCGAGGACTACCGCGAGGACGTGCGCATCTCCGAGGAGATCCTGGGACAGCTCGTCGAGGCCTACCGGCGCATCCGCAACACCGGCCGCTTTCTCCTCGCCAACCTCTACGACTTCGACCCGGCGCGCGACGCCGTGGCGTACGAACGCCTGCCCGCGCTGGAGCGCTGGGCGCTGCACCAGACGCGCGCGCTCGCCGAGCGGTGTCGCGCGGCGTACGACGCGTACGAGTTCCACGTGATCTACCACGCGCTCAACAACTTCTGCAGCGTGGATCTGAGCGCCTTCTACCTCGACGTCCGCAAGGACCGGCTCTACTGCGAGCGCGCCCAGGGGCCGGAGCGCCGCGCCACGCAAACGACGCTCCACGCGATCCTCGACGTGCTCGTGCGGCTCATGGCGCCGATCCTCTCCTTCACGGCCGAGGACGTCTGGGCGCACGCGCCGGGCCGCGAGCAGCCCGCGAGCGTGTTTCTCGCCGGCCTCCCCGCGCCGCCCGCGGCCTGGCACGCGCCGGCGCTGGCGGCCCGCTTCGAGCGGCTGCTCGCGGTGCGCGGCGCCGTCACCAAGGCGATCGAGGAGGCCCGCAAGGCCGGGCTGGTGAAGCAGTCGCTCGAGGCCTGCGTCGTGCTCGGCATGGCGGACGGCGGCGTGGACGGCCTCGCGACGCTGCTCGCCGAGCACGCCGCCGAGCTGTCCGAGATCTTCCTCGTGGGTGGCGTCGTGCTCGGCGACGGAGCCGGGGCGCCGGAGAGCCCCGTCGTGCCGGGCCTGCGCGTCCGGGTGGAGCGGGCGGCGGGCCGCAAGTGCGCGCGCTGCTGGAACATGCGCGCGCTCGGTGACGACCCGCGACATCCCGACATCTGCGCGCGCTGCGCGGCCGTGATCTCGTGA
- a CDS encoding helix-turn-helix transcriptional regulator, which translates to MRASRSSVTLSAGPPSQAAEVIRKWRRRVGLTQEGLAQALSVTFSTVSRWENGHVLPSKLAWRALQQLAAELGCPLEDGNPEDGA; encoded by the coding sequence ATGCGGGCTTCTCGCTCATCGGTGACGTTGTCGGCCGGGCCTCCCTCGCAGGCCGCGGAGGTGATCCGCAAGTGGCGGCGGCGCGTCGGGCTCACGCAGGAAGGCCTTGCCCAGGCGCTCAGCGTCACCTTCTCGACGGTCAGCCGGTGGGAGAACGGGCACGTTCTGCCGAGCAAGCTTGCCTGGCGCGCGCTCCAGCAGCTCGCCGCCGAGCTCGGGTGCCCGCTCGAGGACGGCAACCCCGAGGACGGCGCCTGA